In Bradyrhizobium sp. G127, one genomic interval encodes:
- a CDS encoding aspartate aminotransferase family protein: MNIQHPRPTVATPNDLDAYWMPFTANRAFKSKPRMLAGAKDMHYFTTDGRSILDGAAGMWCSNAGHNRDSIVDAIQKQAATIDYAPPFQFGHPKAFELASRVAALAPKGLEHVFFCNSGSEAVDTALKVALAYHNGRGEAGRTRLIGRERGYHGVGFGGISVGGMVNNRKMFGTLLTGVDHLPTTYDREKIAFTKGEPEWGAHLADELERIVGIHGPGTVAAVIVEPMAGSTGVIVTPKGYLERLRAICDKHGILLIFDEVITGYGRLGYAFAAERYGVLPDMITFAKGITNGAVPMGGVLIRDDIYDSFMKGPEHVVELFHGYTYSAHPLACAAGLATLDVYREEGLFERARALEPKWADAVMALRSEPNVVDIRTVGITAGIDLAPNKDGPGKRGFEALDSAFHDNDLMIRVAGDTLCLTPPLIVSESQVGEIMDKVAKVIRAVA, encoded by the coding sequence GTGAATATCCAACATCCTCGCCCGACCGTCGCGACGCCGAACGATCTCGATGCCTACTGGATGCCGTTCACGGCCAACCGGGCGTTCAAGAGCAAGCCGCGCATGCTGGCCGGCGCCAAGGACATGCACTACTTCACCACCGACGGCCGCAGCATTCTGGACGGCGCGGCCGGCATGTGGTGCAGCAACGCCGGGCATAACCGCGATTCCATCGTGGACGCGATCCAGAAGCAGGCCGCGACCATCGACTACGCGCCGCCGTTCCAGTTCGGCCATCCGAAGGCCTTCGAACTCGCCAGCCGTGTCGCCGCGCTGGCGCCGAAGGGCCTCGAGCATGTGTTCTTCTGCAACTCCGGTTCCGAAGCGGTGGACACCGCGCTGAAGGTGGCGCTGGCCTATCACAACGGCCGTGGCGAAGCCGGCCGCACCCGGCTGATTGGCCGCGAGCGCGGCTATCACGGCGTCGGCTTCGGCGGCATCTCGGTCGGCGGCATGGTCAACAACCGCAAGATGTTCGGCACGCTGCTGACCGGCGTCGATCACCTGCCGACCACCTATGACCGCGAGAAGATCGCCTTCACCAAGGGCGAGCCCGAGTGGGGCGCGCATCTGGCCGACGAGCTCGAGCGCATCGTCGGCATCCACGGCCCCGGCACGGTCGCCGCCGTGATCGTCGAGCCGATGGCCGGCTCCACCGGCGTGATCGTCACGCCGAAGGGCTATCTCGAACGGCTGCGCGCGATCTGCGACAAGCACGGCATCCTGCTGATCTTCGACGAGGTCATCACCGGCTACGGCCGCCTCGGCTATGCCTTCGCGGCGGAACGCTACGGCGTGCTGCCGGACATGATCACCTTCGCCAAGGGCATCACCAACGGCGCGGTGCCGATGGGCGGCGTGCTGATCCGCGACGACATCTACGATTCCTTCATGAAGGGGCCGGAACACGTCGTCGAACTGTTCCACGGCTACACCTATTCGGCGCATCCGCTGGCCTGCGCCGCCGGCCTCGCCACCCTCGATGTCTATCGCGAGGAAGGCCTGTTCGAACGCGCCCGGGCGCTGGAGCCGAAGTGGGCCGACGCCGTGATGGCCCTGCGCAGCGAGCCCAACGTGGTGGACATCCGCACCGTCGGCATCACCGCGGGCATCGACCTCGCGCCGAACAAGGACGGCCCCGGCAAGCGCGGCTTCGAGGCGCTGGACTCCGCGTTCCACGATAACGACCTGATGATCCGCGTCGCCGGCGATACGCTCTGCCTGACCCCGCCGCTGATCGTGTCGGAAAGCCAGGTCGGCGAGATCATGGACAAGGTCGCCAAGGTCATCCGCGCGGTGGCGTGA
- a CDS encoding EAL domain-containing protein: MIRISTIFIAICMVLIAASLGLMVYSLAGFTISESAIVALAALTFLILYNAVSMRLRDRTDVGAQIADLSRGTADLARQVAEFGRRMATIEARLSTTDANGQDRVQTVAAEISELGTLVKQLADSVAAHDEILSDAVSALAAQTSGDATADANAGVPSATPANAGPPASGQPADALPKPANINNAQLLVAVKNAIEASRIDLFLQPMVTLPQRKVRFYEAVARLRDDKDQVLTAGDFVGTAEAAGLMGQIDNMVMFRCVQVLRRLMVRSKDVGVFCNVAGATLSNPAVFSQCLDFLEANRVLAPSLVLEFKQSTFRHLGPVESEHLAALHRLGYGFSIDNVTDLRFDPRELADRGVKFVKVPASMLLDQKQLSSADIHAADLSDLLGRFGIDLVAERIEGERAVVDLLDYDVRFGQGFLFAPPRPLRPEGATTPAAEPAAAAKVTSAAPAVDAPARKEDKADVKTGPEALRATGNAALVSRSRASAQK, translated from the coding sequence ATGATTCGCATTTCGACGATTTTCATCGCCATCTGCATGGTGCTGATCGCAGCGTCGCTTGGCCTGATGGTCTATTCGCTGGCCGGATTCACGATCTCTGAATCCGCCATCGTCGCGCTCGCCGCCCTGACCTTCCTGATCCTCTACAACGCGGTGTCGATGCGTTTGCGCGACCGCACCGATGTCGGCGCGCAGATCGCCGACCTGTCGCGCGGCACCGCCGACCTTGCGCGCCAGGTCGCCGAGTTCGGCCGACGGATGGCCACCATCGAGGCGCGCTTGTCCACCACCGACGCCAACGGGCAGGATCGCGTGCAGACCGTGGCCGCCGAAATCAGCGAGCTGGGCACGCTGGTCAAGCAACTGGCGGATTCGGTCGCCGCCCATGACGAGATACTCTCCGACGCCGTCAGCGCCCTCGCCGCGCAGACATCGGGCGACGCGACGGCCGACGCGAACGCCGGAGTCCCCTCGGCCACGCCGGCTAACGCCGGTCCCCCTGCGTCCGGTCAACCCGCCGACGCCCTGCCGAAGCCCGCCAACATCAACAACGCCCAGCTTCTGGTGGCGGTGAAGAACGCCATCGAGGCCAGCCGGATCGATCTTTTCCTGCAGCCGATGGTGACGCTGCCCCAGCGCAAGGTCCGGTTCTACGAGGCGGTGGCGCGGCTGCGCGACGACAAGGATCAGGTGCTGACCGCCGGCGACTTCGTCGGCACGGCGGAAGCCGCCGGCCTGATGGGCCAGATCGACAACATGGTGATGTTCCGCTGCGTGCAGGTGCTGCGGCGGCTGATGGTCCGCAGCAAGGACGTCGGCGTATTCTGCAACGTCGCCGGCGCAACGCTGAGCAACCCGGCGGTGTTCAGCCAGTGCCTCGATTTCCTCGAAGCCAACCGCGTGCTGGCGCCATCGCTGGTGCTGGAATTCAAGCAGAGCACATTCCGCCACCTCGGCCCGGTGGAAAGCGAACATCTCGCCGCCTTGCACCGGCTCGGCTACGGCTTTTCGATCGACAACGTCACCGACCTGCGGTTCGACCCGCGCGAACTCGCCGATCGCGGCGTGAAGTTCGTCAAGGTTCCGGCATCCATGCTGCTCGACCAGAAGCAACTGTCGTCGGCCGATATTCATGCCGCAGATCTCTCGGATCTGCTCGGACGTTTTGGAATTGACCTCGTGGCGGAGCGGATCGAAGGCGAACGCGCCGTGGTCGACCTGCTCGATTACGACGTCCGCTTCGGCCAGGGCTTCCTGTTCGCGCCGCCCCGGCCGCTGCGTCCGGAAGGCGCCACCACCCCGGCGGCGGAACCTGCGGCCGCGGCAAAAGTCACTTCTGCCGCTCCGGCGGTTGACGCACCTGCCCGAAAGGAAGACAAAGCCGACGTCAAGACCGGCCCAGAGGCGCTCCGCGCGACGGGCAATGCCGCGCTGGTGTCCCGTAGCCGCGCATCCGCACAGAAGTGA